A DNA window from Halostella litorea contains the following coding sequences:
- a CDS encoding DICT sensory domain-containing protein gives MHDHLTDFIDDDPPEEWSLAVVNRTRPQPVQEMVESLFDGQPVAVSDEEIVDCDENAVILLRGGEVVASSALSELEDTILFVNSDLYVTGARSLGEIEVPDVISWLENTPFRLRGFPESDTEKLPLILLSRFIEQSAYDTDGGRLRSSFQRLSRIEDERGTRNVYHRLADTDVDVHVYGIPDWIPPETFDGTIHAGYGDEFRNSWFVVYDAPDDSADSAALVAYQVRQNEWLGEWTFDDARVSRITRYLERNL, from the coding sequence ATGCACGACCACCTCACCGACTTCATCGACGACGACCCGCCGGAGGAGTGGTCGCTCGCGGTCGTCAACCGAACGCGTCCCCAACCCGTTCAGGAGATGGTCGAGTCGCTGTTCGACGGCCAGCCTGTCGCCGTCAGCGACGAGGAGATAGTGGACTGCGACGAGAACGCGGTGATCCTCCTGCGCGGGGGCGAGGTCGTCGCCAGTTCGGCGCTGAGCGAACTGGAGGACACGATCCTGTTCGTCAACTCGGACCTGTACGTCACCGGCGCGCGGTCGCTGGGCGAGATCGAGGTGCCGGACGTAATATCGTGGCTGGAGAACACCCCGTTCAGGCTGCGCGGGTTCCCCGAATCGGACACCGAGAAGCTCCCGCTCATCCTGCTCTCCCGGTTCATCGAGCAGTCGGCCTACGACACCGACGGCGGCCGCCTCCGATCGTCGTTCCAGCGGCTCTCGCGCATCGAGGACGAGCGGGGGACGCGGAACGTCTACCACCGACTCGCGGACACGGACGTCGACGTCCACGTATACGGGATACCCGACTGGATCCCGCCGGAGACGTTCGACGGCACGATCCACGCGGGCTACGGCGACGAGTTCCGGAACAGCTGGTTCGTCGTGTACGACGCCCCCGATGACAGCGCCGACTCCGCCGCCCTCGTCGCGTATCAGGTCCGTCAGAACGAGTGGCTCGGCGAGTGGACGTTCGACGACGCGCGGGTGAGTCGGATAACCCGGTATCTGGAACGGAACCTGTGA
- a CDS encoding BKACE family enzyme, giving the protein MTYDDFLGGEPLVVTAALTGGVHGKEANPNLPETPEEIGRAAAAAEDAGASVVHLHARRPNGERSFATERFQEIDDAVRRHADDVVIQHSTGGTGAPDADRHLPLRTDPPPEMASLDMGPLNRYDHLTSENTRGLVDSLHAEMRDRGIKPELEVFNDGHMNEVHGLLERRDLADPVYATLIFGGGTLTRPRPRNLLNAVDNLPDGARFNVLGFGPHQLPFATLGILLGGHVRVGLEDNVYYRKGELAESNAQLVSRVVRIAEELGRDVATPSQARDVLGI; this is encoded by the coding sequence GTGACCTACGACGACTTCCTCGGCGGCGAACCGCTCGTCGTCACCGCGGCGCTCACCGGCGGCGTCCACGGGAAGGAGGCCAACCCGAACCTGCCGGAGACGCCCGAGGAGATCGGCCGCGCGGCGGCCGCGGCGGAGGACGCCGGCGCGTCGGTCGTCCACCTGCACGCCCGGCGGCCGAACGGCGAGCGCTCGTTCGCCACCGAGCGATTTCAGGAGATCGACGACGCCGTGCGACGCCACGCCGACGACGTGGTGATCCAGCATTCGACCGGCGGCACCGGTGCGCCGGACGCCGACCGACACCTCCCGCTGCGGACGGATCCGCCGCCGGAGATGGCGTCGCTGGACATGGGCCCGCTGAACCGCTACGACCACCTGACGAGCGAGAACACGCGCGGGCTGGTCGACTCGCTCCACGCCGAGATGCGCGACCGGGGGATAAAGCCCGAACTGGAGGTGTTCAACGACGGCCACATGAACGAGGTCCACGGCCTGCTGGAGCGCCGCGACCTCGCGGACCCCGTCTACGCGACGCTCATCTTCGGCGGCGGGACGCTCACCCGGCCGCGGCCGCGCAACCTGCTGAACGCCGTCGACAACCTCCCCGACGGCGCGCGGTTCAACGTCCTCGGATTCGGCCCCCACCAGTTGCCGTTCGCGACGCTCGGGATCCTGCTTGGCGGGCACGTCCGTGTCGGCCTGGAGGACAACGTCTACTACCGGAAAGGCGAACTGGCGGAGAGCAACGCTCAGTTGGTCTCTCGGGTTGTCCGCATCGCCGAGGAACTCGGCCGCGACGTCGCGACGCCGTCGCAGGCGCGCGATGTGCTCGGGATCTGA
- a CDS encoding archaea-specific SMC-related protein — MTWNLTAENIAGIREGHATIHPGNNVVRAANWQGKSSFLQAIETAMGTRTPLTEGADAGRVQLDAPDGSYAVELTRRNGTVVSEGEVFLDDEYDRIRADLYAFLDEDNAVRDAVRRGENLEELLTRPLDFENIEERIADLKAERSSVEAELEEARDAARRLPGVQEDVTRLTDELEELEAERADLAEPDATAENDDREELSRLRAERSQTEQRVDRLSDAVERIDDKLAEVREEYEALTVPDEDVSAELAEVRDRRESIRTDVDLLQSVYSANRRVLEEGRVELLTDLDRGIMGDEVDCWLCGESTDEGTVRDRLDELSDRISELKAERAEYDDRVAELESRREEIREARKRRDDLERRVDDLEAKRGDRAESLDSARERKAELDDRIDDLEAAVAEHSDDLTEIKSEIKRAEAELEEKREELSEIEGLADRRDTLEAEHDDLGEEIAALRNRKAELKRRTREAFDDAIDDLLARFDTSFETARLTSNFDLVVARDGREASVDALSEGELELLGIVAALAGHEAFEVAQNVPIMLLDQLGGLTEGNLSTLVEYLDDRAEFLVFTAYPEHDAFDGNVIEPSEWDVVSSDPTVRP, encoded by the coding sequence ATGACGTGGAACCTCACTGCGGAGAACATCGCCGGCATTCGCGAGGGGCACGCGACGATACACCCGGGGAACAACGTCGTGCGCGCCGCGAACTGGCAGGGAAAATCGAGCTTCCTCCAGGCCATCGAGACGGCGATGGGCACCAGAACGCCGCTCACTGAGGGGGCCGACGCCGGCCGGGTTCAACTCGACGCGCCCGACGGGTCGTACGCCGTCGAACTGACGCGGCGGAACGGCACCGTCGTGAGCGAGGGGGAGGTGTTTCTCGACGACGAGTACGACCGCATCCGGGCCGACCTGTACGCCTTCCTCGACGAGGACAACGCCGTCCGCGACGCCGTCCGCCGCGGCGAGAACCTGGAGGAACTGCTGACGCGCCCGCTCGACTTCGAGAACATCGAGGAGCGGATCGCCGACCTGAAAGCCGAGCGGTCGAGCGTCGAGGCAGAACTGGAGGAGGCCCGCGACGCGGCGCGACGCCTGCCGGGCGTCCAGGAGGACGTGACGCGGCTGACCGACGAACTCGAGGAGCTGGAGGCCGAACGCGCCGACCTCGCCGAACCGGACGCGACGGCCGAGAACGACGACCGCGAGGAGCTGAGCCGCCTGCGCGCCGAACGGAGCCAGACCGAACAGCGCGTCGACCGGCTGTCCGACGCCGTCGAGCGCATCGACGATAAGCTGGCGGAGGTCCGCGAGGAGTACGAGGCCCTGACGGTCCCCGACGAGGACGTGAGCGCCGAACTCGCCGAGGTCCGGGACCGCCGGGAGTCGATCCGGACCGACGTCGACCTGCTCCAGTCGGTGTACTCGGCCAACCGCCGCGTGCTGGAGGAGGGGCGCGTGGAGCTGCTCACCGACCTGGACCGGGGGATCATGGGCGACGAGGTCGACTGCTGGCTCTGCGGCGAGTCGACCGACGAGGGGACGGTCCGCGACCGCCTCGACGAGCTCAGCGACCGGATCTCGGAGCTCAAAGCCGAGCGCGCGGAGTACGACGACCGCGTCGCGGAACTGGAGAGCCGCCGCGAGGAGATCCGGGAGGCCAGGAAGCGCCGCGACGACCTGGAGCGCCGCGTCGACGACCTTGAGGCGAAGCGCGGGGACCGGGCCGAGAGCCTCGATTCGGCCCGGGAGCGGAAGGCGGAGCTCGACGACCGCATCGACGACCTCGAGGCGGCGGTCGCGGAGCACAGCGACGACCTCACCGAGATCAAAAGCGAGATCAAGCGGGCGGAGGCCGAACTCGAGGAGAAGCGCGAGGAGCTCTCGGAGATCGAGGGCCTGGCCGACCGCCGGGACACGCTGGAGGCGGAACACGACGACCTCGGGGAGGAGATCGCGGCGCTGCGCAACCGGAAGGCGGAGCTGAAACGCCGGACCCGCGAGGCGTTCGACGACGCGATCGACGACCTGCTCGCGCGGTTCGACACCAGCTTCGAGACGGCGCGGCTGACCAGCAACTTCGACCTGGTCGTCGCCCGCGACGGCCGCGAGGCCAGCGTCGACGCGCTGTCGGAGGGCGAACTCGAACTGCTCGGCATCGTCGCCGCGCTGGCCGGCCACGAGGCGTTCGAGGTGGCCCAGAACGTGCCCATCATGCTGCTCGACCAGCTCGGCGGCCTCACCGAGGGGAACCTCTCGACGCTGGTGGAGTACCTCGACGACAGGGCCGAGTTCCTCGTGTTCACCGCCTACCCCGAACACGACGCGTTCGACGGCAACGTGATCGAGCCCTCGGAGTGGGACGTCGTCAGCTCGGACCCGACGGTGCGGCCCTGA
- a CDS encoding enoyl-CoA hydratase/isomerase family protein → MHVTDADGVRRITFDRPDASNAFTAAVARDLADALADLDPGELDAVVVTGEGDAFSAGGDIQAMAERDETAREAYERVRETLGRVAERVLSAPVPVVARVNGDAVGAGLSLVAAADFAVAADDARLGASFINVGLVPDLGGTVTLPRLVGLRTAKELAFTGDLIDAATAAEMDLVNEAVPADELDDAVGDLLETLAARPTENIALAKEAIHENLGEPVDDGLRREAHFQTLAYDTDAHEEGVEAFLEGRRPDFG, encoded by the coding sequence ATGCACGTCACCGACGCGGACGGGGTCAGACGCATCACCTTCGACCGGCCCGACGCGAGCAACGCCTTCACCGCGGCCGTCGCCCGCGACCTGGCCGACGCCCTCGCGGACCTCGACCCGGGCGAACTGGACGCTGTCGTCGTCACCGGAGAAGGGGACGCGTTCAGCGCCGGCGGGGACATTCAGGCGATGGCCGAGCGCGACGAGACCGCCCGCGAGGCGTACGAGCGCGTCCGCGAGACGCTGGGCCGCGTGGCCGAGCGGGTGCTCTCCGCGCCGGTGCCGGTCGTGGCGAGGGTGAACGGCGACGCCGTCGGCGCGGGCCTCTCGCTCGTCGCGGCCGCGGACTTCGCCGTCGCCGCGGACGACGCCCGGCTGGGGGCGTCGTTCATCAACGTCGGCCTCGTCCCCGACCTGGGCGGCACCGTGACGCTCCCGCGGCTCGTCGGCCTCCGGACGGCGAAGGAACTGGCGTTCACCGGCGACCTGATCGACGCCGCCACCGCGGCCGAGATGGATCTGGTCAACGAGGCGGTGCCGGCCGACGAACTGGACGACGCCGTCGGGGACCTGCTGGAGACGCTCGCGGCTCGGCCGACCGAGAACATCGCGCTGGCCAAGGAGGCGATCCACGAGAACCTGGGCGAGCCGGTCGACGACGGGCTCCGCCGCGAGGCGCACTTCCAGACGCTCGCGTACGACACCGACGCCCACGAGGAGGGCGTCGAGGCGTTCCTCGAGGGCCGGCGGCCGGACTTCGGTTAG
- a CDS encoding S66 family peptidase, giving the protein MANDFVNPPALSPGDRVAVLAPSSGGARTAPHVFELGLDRLRTTFDLEPVVYPTARQGDEFLAANPRARAADLHAAVRDPEIAGIVATIGGADQLRVLRHVDTEVLAEHPTRFYGMSDNTNLSLAFWNAGVVSYNGAQLMNELAVPGELPEYTERYCRRAFFEDSIGELEPSSEWTDEPTTWWTNPSEMGSPPAYEPNPGWRWAGGTESVTGRLWGGSQAILKWNLAADRYVPDADELDGAVLAVETAETLPSEVEVRGTLMSMGERGLLERFAAVLVGRPPGRSYLEEPPREEREAYRERLYDAIVDEVGRYNPDAPVVLGLDWGHTNPVSPLPMGARVSVDPGSESITFE; this is encoded by the coding sequence ATGGCGAACGACTTCGTGAACCCGCCGGCGCTGTCGCCGGGGGACCGCGTCGCAGTGCTCGCGCCCTCCAGCGGCGGCGCGCGGACGGCCCCGCACGTGTTCGAACTCGGACTCGACCGGCTCCGAACGACGTTCGACCTGGAGCCGGTCGTGTATCCCACGGCGCGGCAGGGCGACGAGTTTCTGGCCGCCAACCCGCGGGCCCGCGCCGCGGACCTCCACGCGGCGGTCCGCGATCCCGAAATCGCTGGCATCGTCGCCACCATCGGCGGCGCGGACCAGTTGCGGGTCCTCCGGCACGTCGACACCGAGGTGCTGGCCGAACATCCGACCCGGTTCTACGGCATGAGCGACAACACGAACCTCTCGCTCGCGTTCTGGAACGCAGGCGTGGTGTCGTACAACGGCGCGCAACTGATGAACGAACTGGCCGTCCCCGGCGAACTCCCCGAGTACACCGAGCGGTACTGCCGGCGCGCGTTCTTCGAGGACTCCATCGGCGAACTGGAGCCCTCGTCGGAGTGGACGGACGAGCCCACCACCTGGTGGACGAACCCGTCGGAGATGGGGTCGCCGCCGGCGTACGAGCCGAACCCCGGCTGGCGCTGGGCCGGCGGGACGGAGTCGGTCACGGGCCGGCTGTGGGGCGGGAGCCAGGCGATCCTGAAGTGGAACCTCGCGGCGGACCGATACGTCCCCGACGCCGACGAACTCGACGGGGCCGTCCTCGCCGTCGAAACCGCCGAGACGCTCCCGAGCGAGGTGGAGGTCCGCGGCACGCTGATGAGCATGGGCGAGCGCGGCCTGCTCGAACGCTTCGCGGCGGTTCTGGTCGGCCGGCCGCCGGGCCGGAGCTACCTGGAGGAGCCACCCAGGGAGGAACGCGAGGCCTACCGGGAGCGCCTGTACGACGCCATCGTGGACGAGGTGGGACGGTACAACCCCGACGCGCCGGTGGTTCTCGGCCTGGACTGGGGCCACACGAACCCCGTCTCGCCGCTCCCGATGGGGGCACGCGTCTCCGTCGACCCCGGCTCGGAATCGATTACGTTCGAGTAA
- a CDS encoding MBL fold metallo-hydrolase, giving the protein MVRHRGLSLDWFGYATARIAGDDGVVYTDPGRYGTLTGEWAERYGGADHPSGGPYDAGDGDVVLVTHDHHYDDDGVERVASDDATLVVYEAVSADAIGASGGRDVREPEALPYDVVRVGYGDEVNVGGVDVRVTPAYNRPDGPNASGGEPLHPEGFGCGFVAAVDGVRCFWPGDSDALDEHRDIDADVFMPSISRSFTMDRHDAADLAERIDPGLVLPIHYNTFPDLRADSGAFTADVAKRGVPVALAERDF; this is encoded by the coding sequence ATGGTACGTCACCGCGGCCTCTCGCTGGACTGGTTCGGCTACGCGACTGCCCGGATAGCCGGCGACGACGGCGTCGTCTACACCGACCCAGGCCGGTACGGCACGCTGACCGGGGAGTGGGCCGAGCGCTACGGCGGCGCGGACCACCCGAGCGGCGGGCCGTACGACGCGGGGGACGGCGACGTGGTGCTCGTGACCCACGACCACCACTACGACGACGACGGGGTCGAGCGCGTGGCGAGCGACGACGCGACGCTCGTCGTGTACGAGGCCGTGTCGGCCGACGCCATCGGGGCAAGCGGCGGCCGGGACGTGCGCGAACCGGAGGCGCTTCCCTACGACGTGGTCCGGGTCGGCTACGGCGACGAGGTGAACGTCGGCGGCGTCGACGTGCGCGTCACGCCGGCGTACAACCGCCCCGACGGCCCGAACGCGAGCGGCGGGGAACCGCTCCACCCGGAGGGCTTTGGCTGCGGGTTCGTCGCGGCCGTCGACGGCGTCCGCTGCTTCTGGCCCGGCGACTCCGACGCGCTGGACGAGCACCGGGACATCGACGCCGACGTGTTCATGCCCTCCATATCGCGGAGTTTCACGATGGACCGCCACGACGCGGCGGATCTGGCCGAGCGGATCGACCCCGGACTCGTGCTCCCGATCCACTACAACACGTTCCCGGATCTGCGGGCCGACTCAGGCGCGTTCACCGCCGACGTGGCGAAGCGGGGCGTACCCGTGGCGCTCGCCGAACGCGACTTCTGA
- the rdfA gene encoding rod-determining factor RdfA, translating to MSCKIDSATREYDLDVPQAAYDGVDDYLLQRWTGADGRAAEGYRSLTEWFNKRLLKRVYDEHNREATGVRLDSEYEALRSDDDLTRRELADDLRAAGIDAEELTSAMISWSTMRHHLKDCLDGSKAPAEASSDWELESVRIAAERTEEKADEALRSLVSKGEIADGDAAEVSVDVQLTCPVCHVRTPLTEAAERGYVCREHADATPSDRAGTDD from the coding sequence ATGAGCTGCAAGATCGATTCGGCGACCCGCGAGTACGACCTCGACGTGCCGCAGGCGGCGTACGACGGCGTCGACGACTACCTCCTGCAGCGCTGGACCGGCGCCGACGGCCGGGCCGCGGAGGGGTACCGCTCGCTGACGGAGTGGTTCAACAAGCGCCTGCTCAAGCGGGTGTACGACGAGCACAACCGCGAGGCGACGGGCGTCAGGCTCGACAGCGAGTACGAGGCGCTGCGCTCCGACGACGACCTCACCCGCCGCGAACTGGCGGACGACCTCCGCGCCGCGGGCATCGACGCGGAGGAGTTGACGTCTGCCATGATCTCCTGGAGCACGATGCGCCACCACCTCAAGGACTGCCTCGACGGGTCGAAAGCGCCCGCGGAGGCCAGTTCCGACTGGGAACTGGAGAGCGTCCGCATCGCCGCCGAGCGGACCGAGGAGAAGGCCGACGAGGCGCTGCGGTCGCTCGTCTCGAAAGGGGAAATCGCCGACGGCGACGCCGCGGAGGTTTCCGTCGACGTCCAGCTAACCTGCCCCGTCTGTCACGTCCGGACGCCGCTGACCGAGGCCGCGGAGCGGGGGTACGTCTGCCGTGAACACGCCGACGCCACGCCGAGCGACCGGGCCGGGACCGACGACTAA
- a CDS encoding ThuA domain-containing protein: MPTRVTVWNEHRHERDHEAVAELYPDGIHGAIADALTEATDDVERPAVEVRTATLDEPEHGLTEDVLASTDVLTWWGHAAHDEVADDVVERVRERVLDGMGLVALHSAHYSKIFKALMGTSCSLKWREAAETERLWVVEPGHPIAAGVDECVEVPEAEMYGERFDVPQPDALVFTSWFEGGEVFRSGCCYRRGSGRVFYFRPGHETYPVYHQPEVRRILRNAVAWAAPGERGSVSFGNAEPREEIDESDDRSVH, encoded by the coding sequence ATGCCGACCCGAGTCACCGTGTGGAACGAGCACCGACACGAGCGCGATCACGAGGCGGTCGCGGAGCTGTACCCGGACGGGATCCACGGCGCGATAGCCGACGCGCTGACCGAGGCGACTGACGACGTGGAGCGGCCGGCGGTCGAGGTGCGGACCGCGACGCTCGACGAACCGGAACACGGCCTCACCGAGGACGTGCTGGCGTCGACGGACGTGCTCACCTGGTGGGGTCACGCCGCCCACGACGAGGTCGCTGACGACGTCGTCGAGCGCGTCCGCGAGCGCGTGCTCGACGGGATGGGCCTGGTCGCGCTCCACTCCGCGCACTACTCGAAGATATTCAAGGCGCTCATGGGCACTTCCTGCTCGCTCAAGTGGCGCGAGGCCGCCGAGACCGAGCGGCTGTGGGTCGTCGAGCCCGGTCACCCGATCGCCGCGGGCGTCGACGAGTGCGTCGAGGTGCCCGAGGCGGAGATGTACGGGGAGCGCTTCGACGTTCCCCAACCCGACGCGCTGGTGTTTACCTCCTGGTTCGAGGGCGGCGAGGTGTTCCGCTCGGGCTGCTGTTACCGCCGGGGCAGCGGCCGGGTGTTCTACTTCCGGCCGGGCCACGAGACGTACCCCGTCTACCACCAGCCGGAAGTGCGGCGGATCCTCCGGAACGCCGTCGCGTGGGCCGCGCCCGGTGAGAGGGGAAGCGTCTCGTTCGGCAACGCCGAGCCGAGAGAAGAGATAGACGAGAGCGACGACCGCAGCGTTCACTGA
- a CDS encoding NADH-ubiquinone oxidoreductase-F iron-sulfur binding region domain-containing protein, with product MTEPEADAATTVRVTVGSRGGGDVARAAREAAPDGVAVRTVGPTGLTWQEPILAATRDGRTAAYGRVTPSGAKGLVDALADGLLEPPAFALADAPADERSFPTPDDGPLGVGERRVLDACGWVDPTDGSPVGTTDPAELEAVARRSGFRGRGQADDGDGPVAAVWDAVREAEGNPAEGDSADDDPAEGNPVVVVDGTGGDPDADADRLLLESDPAAVVDAAVAVADLVDASEVVVAVDEENRLARERVEAVAADAPGSAAAVTVRGAEAAPAYDDRPAVVHTPRTLAGVRALAGDASPGDDAADSADGAADWPGADHDPGTRLVTVCGDADRATVELPTDASLSAALEAVEDPGFQFACVGGRLGGLTRSLDVAADADALVAAGLGTNGVVELFDETRCPVAAAGKRIRYAREHGCGRCEGCRETVPELHERLRAVYAGEFDPTELRRICSELGDGDCAVAAAAARPVRTAVDGFEAAFRSHADGECPTGECN from the coding sequence ATGACAGAACCCGAAGCGGACGCCGCGACCACGGTCCGCGTGACCGTCGGCAGCCGCGGCGGCGGCGACGTGGCGCGGGCGGCGAGGGAGGCCGCGCCCGACGGCGTCGCCGTGCGGACGGTCGGGCCGACGGGGCTGACGTGGCAGGAACCGATCCTCGCGGCGACGCGGGACGGCCGAACCGCCGCCTACGGCCGGGTGACGCCCTCGGGCGCGAAGGGGCTGGTCGACGCCCTCGCGGACGGCCTGCTGGAACCGCCCGCGTTCGCCCTCGCGGACGCTCCAGCCGATGAACGCTCGTTCCCGACTCCCGACGACGGGCCGCTCGGCGTCGGCGAGCGACGCGTGCTCGACGCCTGTGGCTGGGTCGACCCCACCGACGGGTCGCCGGTCGGGACCACGGACCCGGCCGAACTGGAAGCGGTCGCCCGGCGGTCGGGGTTTCGAGGCCGCGGACAGGCCGATGACGGCGACGGCCCCGTAGCGGCGGTCTGGGACGCCGTCCGCGAGGCGGAGGGTAATCCGGCGGAAGGTGATTCCGCGGACGATGATCCGGCGGAGGGTAACCCGGTCGTGGTCGTCGACGGAACCGGCGGCGACCCGGACGCCGACGCGGACCGGTTGCTGCTCGAATCCGACCCGGCCGCGGTCGTCGACGCCGCGGTGGCCGTCGCGGACCTCGTCGACGCGTCCGAAGTGGTGGTCGCGGTGGACGAGGAAAATCGTCTCGCACGCGAGCGTGTCGAAGCCGTCGCCGCCGACGCTCCGGGCAGTGCCGCGGCGGTGACGGTGCGCGGGGCGGAGGCGGCCCCGGCGTACGACGACCGACCTGCCGTGGTCCACACCCCGCGGACGCTGGCGGGGGTCCGCGCGCTCGCCGGCGACGCCTCCCCGGGCGACGACGCGGCCGATTCCGCGGACGGCGCGGCCGACTGGCCCGGTGCCGACCACGACCCCGGCACCCGGCTGGTGACGGTGTGTGGCGACGCCGACCGGGCGACCGTCGAACTCCCGACCGACGCGTCCCTATCCGCCGCTCTCGAAGCGGTTGAGGATCCCGGGTTCCAGTTCGCGTGCGTGGGCGGCCGCCTCGGCGGCCTGACCCGCTCGCTCGACGTTGCCGCGGACGCCGACGCGTTGGTGGCGGCCGGGTTAGGCACGAACGGCGTGGTCGAACTGTTCGACGAGACCCGGTGCCCGGTGGCGGCCGCCGGCAAGCGCATCCGCTACGCACGGGAACACGGGTGCGGCCGGTGCGAGGGCTGTCGGGAGACGGTCCCGGAACTCCACGAACGGCTCCGAGCGGTGTACGCCGGGGAGTTCGACCCAACGGAGTTGCGGCGAATCTGTAGCGAACTCGGGGACGGGGACTGCGCGGTGGCGGCCGCCGCCGCTCGCCCCGTCCGAACGGCGGTGGACGGGTTCGAGGCTGCGTTCCGAAGCCACGCCGACGGGGAGTGCCCGACCGGAGAGTGTAACTGA
- a CDS encoding orc1/cdc6 family replication initiation protein yields MSDPGDDSRDAGSIKDMILEQEETATLIRDRTLLDPTKIVDEDRIVGRDEQLSEITRHLRVAISGERPPNLFLYGPSGTGKSLIINAVCGNIVELTENRETNFGVFQMNCQNVGTLGSAVYELARKVADDAGVSVEVPEHGIPTKKKWNELYRLVNEHYDIAVFVLDELDMLVGRRDKDEPAFSRLLYQLSRAGSTDEITAKISVAAISNDTKMMEDVGSRALSSFTPEDVHFDDYDANQLREILEHRRDAFHDDALSDDVLPLASAFAAQTHGDARKAIDLVRTAGSIAERAGSPQVQEEHVRSAQDKVEKNRVLEVTRGISTQKKLCLYATAAVAAETGNNAAKSPHGYTVYQYLTQALDAEQYYQETYVNKMKELTTYSLVESERKSQGPNSGSYLEFTFGEDPATIIETLREDSRLDDIHEDELRSVVNAQLRE; encoded by the coding sequence ATGTCTGACCCCGGCGACGACTCCAGGGACGCAGGGTCGATAAAGGACATGATCCTGGAGCAGGAGGAGACGGCGACGCTCATCCGCGACCGGACGCTTCTGGACCCGACGAAGATCGTCGACGAGGACCGGATCGTCGGTCGGGACGAACAGTTGTCGGAGATCACCCGTCACCTCCGGGTCGCGATAAGCGGCGAGCGGCCGCCGAACCTGTTTCTCTACGGTCCCTCCGGAACCGGCAAGTCGCTGATAATCAACGCCGTCTGCGGGAACATCGTCGAACTCACGGAGAACCGCGAGACGAACTTCGGCGTCTTCCAGATGAACTGTCAGAACGTCGGTACCCTGGGGTCCGCGGTGTACGAACTGGCGCGGAAAGTCGCCGACGACGCGGGGGTGAGCGTCGAGGTTCCCGAACACGGCATCCCGACGAAGAAGAAGTGGAACGAGCTCTACCGCCTCGTCAACGAGCACTACGACATCGCCGTCTTCGTCCTCGACGAACTCGACATGCTCGTCGGCCGTCGGGACAAGGATGAGCCGGCGTTCTCGCGGCTGCTCTATCAGCTCTCCCGCGCGGGCAGCACCGACGAGATAACGGCCAAGATATCGGTGGCGGCGATCTCCAACGACACGAAGATGATGGAGGACGTCGGGTCCCGCGCGCTGAGTTCGTTCACGCCCGAGGACGTCCACTTCGACGACTACGACGCCAACCAGCTCCGGGAGATACTCGAACACCGGCGCGACGCGTTCCACGACGACGCGCTCTCCGACGACGTGTTGCCCCTCGCCTCGGCCTTCGCCGCACAGACGCACGGCGACGCCCGGAAGGCCATCGACCTCGTCCGGACAGCGGGGTCGATCGCCGAGCGCGCGGGGTCCCCGCAGGTTCAGGAGGAACACGTCCGCAGCGCTCAGGACAAAGTCGAGAAGAACCGCGTGCTGGAGGTGACGCGTGGGATTTCGACGCAGAAGAAGCTCTGCCTGTACGCGACGGCCGCCGTCGCGGCCGAGACTGGCAACAACGCCGCCAAGAGCCCCCACGGGTACACGGTGTACCAGTACCTCACGCAGGCGCTGGACGCGGAGCAGTACTACCAGGAGACGTACGTCAACAAGATGAAGGAGCTGACGACGTACTCGCTGGTCGAGTCCGAGCGGAAGAGCCAGGGCCCGAACTCCGGCAGCTACCTCGAGTTCACGTTCGGCGAGGACCCGGCGACGATCATCGAGACGCTCCGCGAGGACTCCCGGCTCGACGACATCCACGAGGACGAACTCCGCTCTGTCGTGAACGCACAACTGCGGGAATAG